The following proteins are co-located in the Schistocerca nitens isolate TAMUIC-IGC-003100 chromosome 2, iqSchNite1.1, whole genome shotgun sequence genome:
- the LOC126235390 gene encoding alpha-tocopherol transfer protein-like, giving the protein MAAATSSSGSHQSEGNASDIQSLRQWAAAERGTPELFANRDIRRPELQMALSALNYAVLPVCDPAGHTILLHSLCNYEPSRYVFSDGIKLLLMMIDACVHSDGTSPGYVMLFDMKGVQSGHLTKLNISLLRKFFQYIQEGMPIRLHAIHIVNVVPIMGRIMSLTKPFMKKELLSLLHLHPVADGYDSLYEFIPRNCLPRDYGGVLDCVEDLHADHVKRLASLQSIFSKD; this is encoded by the exons ATGGCTGCCGCAACAAGCAGTTCTGGGTCCCATCAGAGCGAAGGTAACGCAAGTGACATACAGAGCCTGAGGCAGTGGGCTGCTGCTGAACG CGGCACTCCAGAGTTGTTTGCAAACAGAGATATTAGACGTCCAGAACTGCAGATGGCACTTTCAGCTTTAAATTATGCTGTTTTGCCAGTTTGTGACCCTGCTGGTCACACTATTTTGCTTCATAGTCTATGCAATTATGAGCCCTCCAGGTACGTGTTCAGTGATGGAATTAAACTATTGTTGATGATGATAGATGCCTGTGTCCATTCAGATGGAACGTCACCAGGTTATGTAATGCTTTTTGATATGAAGGGGGTCCAGAGTGGCCATCTTACTAAACTTAATATTTCTTTACTTAGGAAGTTTTTCCAGTACATACAGGAGGGTATGCCTATTCGCTTACATGCTATACATATTGTGAATGTTGTTCCAATCATGGGAAGAATAATGAGTCTCACGAAGCCATTCATGAAAAAGGAATTGCTTTCACTCTTACATCTTCATCCAGTAGCTGATGGATATGACTCCTTGTATGAATTTATTCCACGAAACTGTCTCCCTAGAGACTATGGTGGTGTTTTGGACTGTGTTGAAGATCTTCATGCTGATCATGTTAAAAGACTTGCATCACTGCAAAGCATATTTTCCAAAgactaa